Proteins from one Abditibacteriota bacterium genomic window:
- the tuf gene encoding elongation factor Tu (EF-Tu; promotes GTP-dependent binding of aminoacyl-tRNA to the A-site of ribosomes during protein biosynthesis; when the tRNA anticodon matches the mRNA codon, GTP hydrolysis results; the inactive EF-Tu-GDP leaves the ribosome and release of GDP is promoted by elongation factor Ts; many prokaryotes have two copies of the gene encoding EF-Tu), which produces EMVMPGDHVVITAELIHAIAMEEQLQFAIREGGRTVGAGIVTEIIE; this is translated from the coding sequence CGAGATGGTCATGCCCGGTGACCACGTAGTCATCACTGCCGAGCTGATCCATGCTATCGCTATGGAAGAGCAGCTGCAGTTCGCTATCCGCGAAGGCGGCAGGACCGTAGGCGCCGGTATCGTTACCGAGATCATCGAATAA